The following is a genomic window from Brienomyrus brachyistius isolate T26 unplaced genomic scaffold, BBRACH_0.4 scaffold70, whole genome shotgun sequence.
AGATCCTCTCCTGTTTCCCCCCCATTCGTAGAGGTGCTGAAACGCATTGTAGCTCATTCAGCCGAGGCCAGTTTAAGCTGCTTGGCTGTTGACTGACGGTAATGGAAGTACATGAAGTAGTTTTAATCAAATAGCACTGTACATGGATACCTGCAGTGTTTTTTTAGATGTAGCTGtgccattattattttttttgttgcagaTTTTATTTGAAACGCTGAAAAATCAGACTTGGCACCCTGTGTGTACCTCCGGCTGGTTTCCAACAGTGTTCAACCCAAAGATCTTGTCTTGGAACCAGGCTTCTAGCATCTCCTCGGAAGAGTGCCTCACTATTTCACCTTGCACGTTTCCTTTAATTGTCAgtactgtttttttctgtcccGCATCATGTGATCTACACCCAACCAATCGGATTACTGTGTGCCCTTGCCCTAATGTTGCCAGATCCATAATGCTGAAACAAATGTCTTACAGTCCTCAGAACTGCTTTTATGTAAAGTTCAGGGGGAAATGTTGGCTTACACCACCACATTGTAACAATGCTGCAGTGTATGGTGCTTTGTAATGTGGGAGTGCTGTACTTTTTTTATGCTTAACTTTCAAGTGATCCCAGTGAGGATCGGTGGTTGTCAATGCTATGGTCACATGTTTATGTGTAAGTGAGAGATTGTGGAAGATCCGCTTCCACTTGCTTCACCGTGATTGGCTGAGCCCATTCACTTGATTGGATTGTCATTAAAATGAGATTTGTCCACCTGGGACATCTGTAGTGCAGTAGATCACAACGTCTCTTGTTTTACAGTTCATCTCACAACTGGGTGAATACAACTtgcaaaatatttttactcATTTCCTTAGTTTAAGACAGTTAAATTTGCGTTTCTTGGGCACTTGTGTTGAATTAGCCTGTTAGAACATGTTCTCTATCCAGAATTACAGTCCATAGAAACGATCTTTGCACAACATAGGCTTTGTTCTTAATTTAAAGAAATGTATAATCAGTTACCTGACAACCCTCTCTTATACTCTTAAGACATACAGAGGGGGAAAATGAAGCAGGCTGTAATTTCAAACGGTTTTAATTACCCTAGTATGCGGAGACACTCCCTCAACGTTAATACAACTGCTGATTACCAACAAGATCAGCTCATTAAGCTGTGGGAAGTGCATGGAGCCAAGAACAGCAAGGTCTTCAGTGGCTAAGGCAATGGGGGAACCAACAGACCGGCAGGAGCTTCAGAACTTCAGAACAGTCCGAATGCTGCAAGACGAACAAACGAGCCAAAAATATCCAGCcttattaattttatatttatgaaatcCTAAGTCAAAGACTCAAAACTTCCAGCTACTTCCTTCATTGACTATGAGCACAATTTCACGTGTTATACAGCTTCAAATGTAACACTGGAGATCTTACCTCTTGCCAGCATGCATGAGGTCAAAGCCCTCATTTATCTGGCCAAAGGGCAATGTGTGGGTCACAAACTCATCCACCTTCAGCTTCTTGGCCATATAATCATCCACCAGCCTGGGAACACTTTCCACACTCTTCCAACCTACAGAAAAAGTAACGGTATAATCAACCCATCGACAAAATCAGCCAAAAACATGGTGTCAGTACTATGACATTCAGCTACAGCCAAAGTCAACGGAACATCCCATAATATACAGGGTTTCTGCATTTAACGCACGCGTCCACTGAAGCTCACCTCCGAACGCTGTTCCCTTCCAAGTGCGCCCTGTGACCAGCTGGAATGGGCGtgttgatatctcctgtcctgcacCAGCCACCCCAATAATGACACTGGTACCCCAGCCTTTGTGACAGGCTTCCAGAGCAGCTCTCTAGAGAGCGAAATGAACAAACCAGAATTTAAACTCAAGCTTAATATTTAAGCCAGAAAAAGCCCAGTCCAAGTTTGAAATATCTGCTACTTCGGTAAGAGTGACATCAAGCCACGATATGCTGATGCACTGTTAAAGTCTCCTTTTGTAAACAGGTGAGCTTTTTAAAGAATTTTCACAAGAAAtgcatgaaaaaaaagacacagAACCTCTGTGTATCTACATTGATTTCCTGATGATCAGCAGGAAAAGTGCATCATAGCTCACCATAATCCCAACATTGCCAATGCATTCAAAGGAATAGTCCACCCCTCCATCGGTCATCTCCACAAGAACCTCCTGGATGGGCTTCTTGTGGTCCTTAGGGTTCACACAGTCCGTGACTCCGAATTCCTTGGCTTTCTCGAACTTATCTGTGTTGATGTCGATGCCGATGATGCGGGCAGCCCCGGCTGACTTGCACCCCATGATGGCGGCCAGACCCACGGCGCCCAGGCCGAACACGGCACAAGTGGAGCCTGGCTCCACCTAAGGGTGGAGAGAGGCCATGACACCACAGCACGAAGGACAAGGGTTACACCACCAACACTGTCACACTATTAATCAGCACCAGAACCAGAACTTAACAAATGTTAATGCTACTGGTGTCcacatgaaaaaatatatagcaagaAGCCTTTGGGCTGATACACTTTAGCATGAATTACCAAGGTCCATGGAGAGAAGCTTCTAGTGTTATTTGTGTCACACTTAATCTGGGGCCACTAGCGACAAATACAAATCATATACAAGTCTGTAAACCATGACCACTGCTGCTGGTGATGAAAAATACAGAGTTTGCTGACACCAATTAGCTGAATTTTTCAAAGTCTCTGCAGGCCAGAGAATAATAATGTCAATCTGTGGTCCAGATTTTGGCCACATGTCACGATGTTTATGAAACGATCTCGGTACTCTGAGACCCCCGTGTCGACGGGTCCGGCCGTCTTCCCGTCTCACCTTGGCTGTGTTGAGGGCGGCACCGTAG
Proteins encoded in this region:
- the LOC125726355 gene encoding alcohol dehydrogenase class-3 produces the protein MDTAGKVIKCRAAVAWEAGKPLSIEDVEVAPPKAHEVRIKLFATGVCHTDAYTLSGADPEGLFPVILGHEGAGTVESVGEGVTKFKPGDVVIPLYVPQCGECKFCKNPKTNLCQKIRVTQGQGLMPDKTSRFTCKGKQLFHFMGTSTFSEYTVVADISLAKVDEKAPMDKVCLLGCGISTGYGAALNTAKVEPGSTCAVFGLGAVGLAAIMGCKSAGAARIIGIDINTDKFEKAKEFGVTDCVNPKDHKKPIQEVLVEMTDGGVDYSFECIGNVGIMRAALEACHKGWGTSVIIGVAGAGQEISTRPFQLVTGRTWKGTAFGGWKSVESVPRLVDDYMAKKLKVDEFVTHTLPFGQINEGFDLMHAGKSIRTVLKF